The nucleotide window CACATTGGATAGCTACCTAAAGATCAAAAACTAAATCGTGTGCTTTTTCTATCTGCCGCTGCCGATCGGACTCATCAGACCATTGCTACCACTTGTCGAACTTCTCACCATCATTGGCTTAATACTTTGCACAGGACTCAGAGGGTCACGCTGGCTAGAGCTTTGACTGGAGGTACCCGAGCTCAGGCTACCGCTGCCATGACTGCGATTGCGACCATTTACAGGCCCAGGAGTATTGAATGGGTTGCCGAGAACGTAGGTGGAGGAGTAGGAGGGCTCGTCGAAAGCGTCGGTGAAACCAGAGACATTGGAGAGCATGGATGAGGAGCGCCCGCGGCCGCCACGAATGGAGCCAGGAGTGCTGATGCCGTGCGAATTGAGCGAAGGGAACGTGAAGCTGGAGAAGCCGTTGCCATGAGGAGACATGTTGGTGCCTGGAAGGTTACCCTCGGGCGTGGTAGGAACAGACATGTGCTGATGCACTTGCTGGAGAAGGAGCTCCTCGTAGTGCTGGACGGTCTGCAACATTTGACTAGTCAAAGCATTCTGTTCCTCAGTACGCCTCTCATAACCGTTGATGTTACTGCGGTATTGGTGCTCAACCTCGGCACGCTGTGCGCGTAATGCTGTCCGTTCCTGCTCCCTTCGTTGCTTGGCGGTGAAACCCTCAGCGTTGGCTGTAACAAGACGATCGTGCTGCTCGTTAAGCCTAGTTTGACGTTGCTGAAGGCGTTCCCTCTTCTGGAATGCAGTAGAAATGTCCGACTCTACACTCTGCACCTGGCGTTGAATCTCCTCCTTGGTCTTGTCAAACTCGCTAGCAATGGCGTTTTTATTGTCACGCTCCTTCTTCCATTCGGCCTTTCTGGCTGCAGCCTCCTTGGCCTCTTCTTCAGGAATACTACCCAAGTTCTCTGCTTGAACAGCAAAATCGGCGGCCGCATCTTCAGCCTGGCGTATGTTCTGCGTGAATTGAAGGACGCGCTGGCGCTGACGTTCGTCGCTACCTCCGGCATTGGCAAGGCGATTCCCAAGTGCATCCACCTCTTTCTTGATGTTGGTGATGGCTGTCTTGTGATCCTTCTTGTTCCGCTTCAGGCGATTCCGCTGCTCCTGTAGCTGTTGGTCGGCCGCAGCGATCGAATTTTTCAAGGTTGTCGTGGGCGAAGAAGGGCGCAGAGTCTGATGCGCCGGTGGTGAAGCAATGGAAGCTGTAGCTGAGTGTGTTAGCTGGGAAATGCTGGCAAAGCTGTTGTGCTTACCTAGTTCAGTTACGGGGCTCGCCGAGGTAATAAGGCTTGCCGAGTAGAAGACTTCGTTGTCTATGGTTCGGACAAACTCGCAATAGTAGTTCGAAAGAGCCGTCAGACCAAAAATCTCCCCCATCCAATAGCCCGTTCCCTCCTGGCCCTGCAAACCAACCGGCTCGCTTTGGCGGATCCGCGTCGAGCTCCAGTCGGCCCCGTTGACGCGAATGTAGAATGGTTTTGACTTGTCGATACCGGAACCTATGTGGGCAGATtcctcatcctcctcttGCACTTCAGCTGGCCCAGATAAACTAACACGAAATGAAATGTCGGAAAAGCCGACTTCTGAAATCCAAACACGATCATCCTCCGATCTATAAACAGCATTTCCAATGTGATTTGCGTCTTTTGCATTAGCCTCGTCGGCGTCGTTTGCCACCCGGCTACTTTCCATCTCTTTTAAAACTGTAACTTTTGTGCTGGCAAGCGCAGCCCAGAATGGCTGCTGACTACGCACATGCGTAGCTtgcttcctcttcctcctgGAAGTACTCGCTTTATCCTTGTGAGCGTGCGTTGCTGGCGACGGCCCCGGTGGGCGGCCATCTGTACTCGAGGAATTGGGCACGTCGGCCGTGGGTTCGAGGTTGGTGGAGTTTGAGCGTTGAAGAACACCGGACTCAGGGTCGGTCTTCTTGCCAGTAGGCAGGGTTGTGTGTTCTCGTCGAGATAGAGAGCGCCGGATGATGCGAACGACACCTTGGGCCAGAATATGTATCCCCAGGAGGCTACGGGGCCATCCGTGGGGGGTTGAGAAGCTTTCCAAATAGGTCGGAGAACTCGGCGGGCTCGTCAGAAATTCCAGGCCTCCCCGGGCGAGCCCGGTCCAGAGGAATTGTACAATATGTTGCCGGAGAGGCCTGAATCTGAGAAGATGACTTGAAAGGATGATGACAAAGCATATAACGATGCTATTGGTAGTGCCCTTTTTGCCTGCTGCGGCACCGCCGAGGGCAATGGCAATGACAGCCTGGGCCAGGTCCAGGAAGAAGTTTTGAGCAGGCACCCACAGCAGCAGCCATATCAACAATATGACGGTGTCGGCGATGATTGTGGTGAAGAGCGAGGGGGTGCCGCCAGAGCCCTGGAAGATGTCGGTGAAGGAGGGAAAGGCGGAGAGGGCAGACAGGGGAGTACCGGCCTGTGGGGGGACAAAGGTGAGGGTTGCGAACAGGAACTGGACGATGGTGAGGACGGTTGGGGGGAGTTGGAGGAGGATGAtgaggatggcgaggacgTCCCGCAGAGGACAGGACGTGAGAATGGTGGCGGGCACAGCGAGCATGCTGGCCATGGAGAGCGAGGCGGGCTTTGAGGCGTTTGTGTCGGCGCGGCGGAGAGTGGAGGGAATAGGGTCAAAAGGCCCATTGGGACCATTGTCGTACGGGCGACATGCCTCAGCTGGGTTGTCCAGCGAGGCATCCGAGGCAGCGCGCGTGCGCTCGTCGACTCTGGCGGGGGTTGCAGCGGTGGCCATGGTGTCCTGGGGCGGAATCTTGGACAGTCGGTCGATGGTCGCGCTTGGCTGCTGGACGCTCTCGCCCTCTACATGGCTGGGGCCTGGCGGCGTCGGCGGGCGAGGCTTCCCATTGACGTTGCCAGCGAGTGCCGGGTTGCTCTTCTGCTTGGTGATGCGTTTGCCGGGGGCCGCAAGGCCATTCTCGTGTCGCTTGTCGTGCGCCGCGTTCCTCTTCGACTTCGCTACCATAGACGGCGGTGCGGGTGACAGCGGGCAAACCTCTCCCCGGCGAGACTCGACTGCTGCACAGGACGAGCCAGACTGGAAGACAGAGAGAGCCGCTGCTCGGTGGGGGTGCTGAGGGGAATGGTTTGTGGTGTAGACGAGTATAAGGAGCGAGGAAGGAGCCCTGCGCTTGCTGTGTCGTGCTTTCCGCCGAGCGAGCGTGGTGCCAAGACTTGCACCTGCTAAACGTCAAATGCAGCGTGCAGCCTGCGGCGTGAACCAAGAAAAGCCGACCACAAGGCTTTGCTGCGTGTGGGTCGTCAAAGGTACCGGACCAGAGACGACGCAGACACACGACATACGACACCACCAGGGCCTAGCAATTCCCATGCCCCCCGGCTTGTACCGTTACCTCAGTCATGACCACCACCACCTGCGCCGACGTGTTTGATGTTTGCACACGCAGATCAGCCGAACTGTGTCCGACCTGCCATGTTATCGCCGATCCTGGACTGCCATATGCCTGTTTGCATCTCCGGTATGCGGCTTCGTCTACCGTCTACTCGTCTGCCTCATCTTTCTATCTGTATCTACCCGTCCTGCTCTTGTACCATGTACCTGTCGCCTCTCTGGCCACCTCACGCTGCATCGCCAGTTTGCTACTTCGAGGCAGCCAATTAGCCCCCCCACGACCTCTCTACTAGACCCTCTAGCTTACCTGTTCATTTGCGTGAGCCAGGACCCCCCTGAGCCACAGCAAGCTGCAGCGCAAATTGATTTTTGATTCGCGCTGAGTCTGTTCACCGCATGCCCTGAAGTCTCTGCAGCGGATGAACCCCGCCGACGCTATTACTCAATGGCTGTCACTCTCCGCCCTGACCACATTTGCTCAAACTGCATGAACATGCTTCTCACGTGCCCACCGACCTCGCATTGCAAACGCGGAATGGGAAACATGCACGCCACACGATACGTATCTAGCAGTCAGCGTGCGAGGCGAGCATAGCGCCCAAGCCTTCCGCCCACCCAATCCATGGCAATTTTCCACCTTCTGCACTGTGCCGGCGCGTCGAAGCTTAACCGGACCACGCCAATCGCAACATGTCCGCTGTGCGAATGAGGTAAGCCGGTTCATCACGCGCTCAACGGGTCTGCACATC belongs to Pyrenophora tritici-repentis strain M4 chromosome 10, whole genome shotgun sequence and includes:
- a CDS encoding ubiquitination network signaling protein translates to MVAKSKRNAAHDKRHENGLAAPGKRITKQKSNPALAGNVNGKPRPPTPPGPSHVEGESVQQPSATIDRLSKIPPQDTMATAATPARVDERTRAASDASLDNPAEACRPYDNGPNGPFDPIPSTLRRADTNASKPASLSMASMLAVPATILTSCPLRDVLAILIILLQLPPTVLTIVQFLFATLTFVPPQAGTPLSALSAFPSFTDIFQGSGGTPSLFTTIIADTVILLIWLLLWVPAQNFFLDLAQAVIAIALGGAAAGKKGTTNSIVICFVIILSSHLLRFRPLRQHIVQFLWTGLARGGLEFLTSPPSSPTYLESFSTPHGWPRSLLGIHILAQGVVRIIRRSLSRREHTTLPTGKKTDPESGVLQRSNSTNLEPTADVPNSSSTDGRPPGPSPATHAHKDKASTSRRKRKQATHVRSQQPFWAALASTKVTVLKEMESSRVANDADEANAKDANHIGNAVYRSEDDRVWISEVGFSDISFRVSLSGPAEVQEEDEESAHIGSGIDKSKPFYIRVNGADWSSTRIRQSEPVGLQGQEGTGYWMGEIFGLTALSNYYCEFVRTIDNEVFYSASLITSASPVTELATASIASPPAHQTLRPSSPTTTLKNSIAAADQQLQEQRNRLKRNKKDHKTAITNIKKEVDALGNRLANAGGSDERQRQRVLQFTQNIRQAEDAAADFAVQAENLGSIPEEEAKEAAARKAEWKKERDNKNAIASEFDKTKEEIQRQVQSVESDISTAFQKRERLQQRQTRLNEQHDRLVTANAEGFTAKQRREQERTALRAQRAEVEHQYRSNINGYERRTEEQNALTSQMLQTVQHYEELLLQQVHQHMSVPTTPEGNLPGTNMSPHGNGFSSFTFPSLNSHGISTPGSIRGGRGRSSSMLSNVSGFTDAFDEPSYSSTYVLGNPFNTPGPVNGRNRSHGSGSLSSGTSSQSSSQRDPLSPVQSIKPMMVRSSTSGSNGLMSPIGSGR